The nucleotide sequence TCGAATTTATTAAGAAAAATGAAGTTAATTCAATCTTAGATTTAGGCACTGGCCCTGGCACAATTCTTTTAAATATTGCCTACGCATGTCCCGAAGTGAAATACCTTCTTGGAAGTGACATTGATGAAAAAGTTCTTCAGCTGGCCAAAAGAAATCTATTCTTAAAAAGGTTTCGTTTTTCTCAAGATCAAAAAATAAATTTTATGAAGAGTGATAGATTTGAAAAGATTCATGAACATTTTGATGTAATAGTTTCAAATCCTCCCTATATTAAAAGAGAGGCACAAAGCTGTCTTGTTCATGACAGAACTCACCAATATGAACCACACTTAGCGCTATATCTTGATGATATAGACTATTACAAGTGGTTTGAGGTATTGTTTCACGAAGTAGATGCTCACCTAAATGAGAGAGGGCTCTTTTTCATGGAAGGACATGAAAATGAACTCAAAAAACTAGCTCATATTGCGAGTGATTGCTTTAGTGAGATCGAAGTAATTAAAGATCTTAGTAATAGAGATCGATTTCTAAAAATAAGGAAAATATAATGGATAAAATCATAATTAAAGGCGGTAAAAAATTAACAGGCCATGTGAGAGTTTCCTGCGCTAAAAATGCCTACCTTCCTTTGATGGCAGCCGTTTTACTCAGTGATAAAAAAATATGTTTCAAAAATCTACCAGAATTAGCTGATATTAGAACGATGAATAAACTCCTCGAAAAATTAGGAGTACATACAAATTCAGATGAAAATAAAACTTGTTATGACTGTACAAAAATTTCAAAATACGAAGCAACCTATGATTTAGTAAAAACCATGCGTGCTTCAATTCTTGTTCTTGGCCCACTACTTGCCAGATTTAAACAAGCAAAAGTATCCCTACCTGGAGGATGTGCCATTGGGACACGGCCCATAGATATACATTTAAGTAATTTAGAGAAAATGGGAGCTGAAATAACAATTGAAGGTGGTTACGTCTCCGCAAAAACAGATGGACTAATTGGCGCCGACTTAACTCTTTCGTTTCCATCAGTCGGAGCAACTGAAAATATTATGATGGCCGCAGTCTATGCAAATGGCCCCACAACAATACGAAATGCAGCGAGAGAA is from Halobacteriovoraceae bacterium and encodes:
- a CDS encoding peptide chain release factor N(5)-glutamine methyltransferase; this encodes MRFNDQLHAFYRSHKEDLEKSYPGINERIFQNYFEDVFSYIIYQPKILENYFEKIKRGIPLEYIFRKAFFYELNFEINEFALIPRFETEILVHETIEFIKKNEVNSILDLGTGPGTILLNIAYACPEVKYLLGSDIDEKVLQLAKRNLFLKRFRFSQDQKINFMKSDRFEKIHEHFDVIVSNPPYIKREAQSCLVHDRTHQYEPHLALYLDDIDYYKWFEVLFHEVDAHLNERGLFFMEGHENELKKLAHIASDCFSEIEVIKDLSNRDRFLKIRKI